In Zingiber officinale cultivar Zhangliang chromosome 6A, Zo_v1.1, whole genome shotgun sequence, a single genomic region encodes these proteins:
- the LOC121994656 gene encoding auxin-induced protein 22D-like, which translates to MASYVKDTELRLGLSGSDALATRGSKRSLPEDDAAGDDSSCRNGGSGSAAKAQVVGWSPIRTYRKNSFHAMKVESEASGMFVKVGIDGAPYLRKIDLKVYKGYKELREGLDDMFNCFSQGELSRKEGCNGSKFAITVEEEMSRDVDCGITMPSLPSELCTCSFFVEMAHQRLAEEAAPVACGASGAGAGCLRRRWCRRLVEEAALVACGGTTRASVPAPQRDCGRLRRLWRT; encoded by the exons ATGGCGAGCTACGTCAAGGATACCGAGCTACGCCTTGGTTTGTCGGGATCCGATGCACTGGCTACAAGGGGTAGCAAAAGGTCGCTGCCGGAGGATGACGCTGCGGGCGACGACTCCAGCTGCCGAAATGGCGGATCTGGCTCGGCAGCCAA GGCTCAAGTGGTTGGTTGGTCGCCGATCCGAACGTACAGGAAGAACAGCTTCCATGCGATGAAGGTAGAGTCGGAGGCTTCTGGGATGTTCGTGAAGGTTGGCATTGATGGAGCTCCTTACTTGAGGAAGATTGATCTCAAGGTTTACAAAGGGTACAAGGAACTCAGGGAGGGCTTGGATGACATGTTCAACTGCTTCTCTCAAG GAGAATTGTCAAGAAAAGAAGGGTGCAATGGATCTAAATTCGCCATAACCGTCGAAGAGGAGATGAGCAGGGATGTCGATTGCGGCATCACTATGCCTTCTCTCCCCTCCGAGCTCTGTACCTGTTCGTTCTTCGTGGAGATGGCACACCAGCGGCTTGCGGAGGAGGCGGCGCCGGTTGCTTGCGGAGCAAGCGGCGCCGGTGCCGGTTGCTTGCGGAGGAGGTGGTGCCGACGGCTTGTAGAGGAGGCGGCGCTGGTTGCTTGCGGAGGGACCACGCGAGCTTCAGTCCCCGCTCCGCAGCGAGATTGTGGCCGCCTGCGACGCCTGTGGAGAACGTAG
- the LOC121995977 gene encoding protochlorophyllide-dependent translocon component 52, chloroplastic-like, which yields MAAALAAPPRFLTSSSSYSFLPPLFFPPTRVRLSSPAKSATLRWRLSPSAAEAAAAASAVTEADPESDVDKVKFDWFAQWYPVAPLVDLDKRRPHAKTVMGLDLVVWWDRAEGRWQVFDDRCPHRLAPLSEGRVDPWGRLQCVYHGWCFDGAGNCKYIPQAPIDGPPVNTYSRACASVYPSFEQNKILWFWPNTNPQYKNIAERERPPYIEELDDPSYTSIAGMRDFPFGYEVLIENLMDPSHVPYAHRGLMRVPKSLKARPNSDREGGEPLDIKMETSSITGFTARRNFGFNKFIAPCVFYTSSPIVSGNGSASSSDVQKDSSLKTHQMSRRFLIIFMCIPVGPGRSRLIYTFPRNFAVWVNQIIPRWFFHVGQNLILDSDLYLLHIEERKFAKAAATSWAKLCFLPTKADAMVVAFRNWLRKYSNGQVPWGTTATQQLPPTPPREQLMDRYWSHVVQCSSCQNALKFLKALELSLQIVAFASVGIVAAIKQSTLSTISTTIVVSMAVLFFVTSKWLSHFIYKNFYYHGYDHAFR from the exons ATGGCAGCAGCCCTCGCGGCTCCTCCTCGCTTCCTCACCTCATCCTCTTCCTACTCCTTTCTTCCTCCCCTCTTCTTCCCTCCCACACGCGTTCGCTTGTCCTCCCCCGCCAAGTCCGCCACACTCCGTTGGCGACTCTCCCCCTCTGCCGCCGAGGCCGCGGCCGCGGCCTCGGCAGTAACTGAGGCGGATCCAGAGTCAGATGTAGATAAAGTTAAGTTCGATTGGTTCGCGCAATGGTACCCCGTTGCTCCCCTCGTCGACCTCGACAAGCGGCGCCCGCACGCGAAGACCGTCATGGGGCTCGATCTCGTCGTCTGGTGGGATCGCGCCGAGGGAAGGTGGCAGGTGTTCGACGACCGATGCCCCCACCGACTCGCCCCGCTTTCGGAGGGGCGCGTCGATCCCTGGGGTCGCCTCCAGTGCGTGTACCACGGCTGGTGCTTCGACGGCGCCGGAAATTGCAAGTACATTCCTCAGGCGCCGATAGATGGACCTCCG GTTAACACATATAGCAGAGCTTGTGCATCTGTTTATCCAAGTTTTGAACAGAATAAAATTTTATGGTTTTGGCCAAACACTAATCCTCAGTACAAAAACATCGCTGAAAGAGAGAGACCTCCTTATATTGAAGAGCTGGATGACCCATCTTATACGTCTATAGCAGGAATGagggattttccatttgg GTATGAAGTTCTGATAGAGAACCTCATGGATCCTTCTCATGTTCCATATGCACACCGTGGGTTAATGAGGGTACCAAAAAGCCTGAAAGCCAG ACCTAATTCTGATAGGGAAGGTGGGGAGCCTCTTGATATAAAAATGGAGACATCAAGTATAACTGGTTTCACAGCTCGAAGGAATTTCGGGTTTAACAAATTTATAGCACCTTGTGTGTTCTATACTTCTTCTCCCATAGTGTCAGGAAATGGATCTGCATCATCTTCAGATGTTCAAAAG GATTCTTCATTAAAGACACACCAAATGTCACGGAGGTTTCTTATCATTTTTATGTGTATTCCTGTTGGTCCTGGACGAAGCAGATTGATTTACACCTTTCCGAGAAACTTTGCAGTATGGGTTAACCAAATAATTCCACGGTGGTTTTTTCATGTGGGCCAGAATCTTATTCTCGATTCTGACCTCTACCTTCTCCATATAGAg GAGAGGAAGTTTGCTAAAGCAGCTGCTACTAGTTGGGCCAAGCTCTGTTTTCTGCCAACAAAAGCAGATGCTATGGTTGTTGCCTTCAGGAATTGGTTGAGAAAATATTCAAATGGTCAAGTTCCCTGGGGAACAACAGCTACTCAGCAGCTTCCGCCTACTCCTCCAAGAGAACAACTTATGGACAG ATATTGGTCTCATGTTGTCCAATGCAGTAGCTGTCAGAATGCTTTAAAATTTCTGAAGGCCCTTGAGTTATCTCTGCAGATTGTTGCATTTGCTTCGGTAGGGATTGTAGCCGCCATCAAACAGAGTACATTGTCAACCATTTCAACGACCATAGTAGTCTCGATGGCAGTTTTATTCTTTGTTACTTCCAAGTGGCTTTCTCATTTCATCTACAAGAATTTCTACTACCATGGTTATGATCATGCTTTCCGATGA